The window CTCTGCTGGCCTGCGAAGTGCTCGCGTACTTGCTGCAGGACGATGGGCCGGAAGTGCGCAAGCCGGTGTTCGCTCCCCGATTCACGGCGGTGGACTTTCTCGGGCTGCAAATGGTTGTGGGCGATGTGACGCGGGACTGAGGTTGCACTACAACATGGCGGAAAGCATATGACCAGAAACGGCGTGGACATGGGAGAGGGCAAAGTGCTCTCTGTGCTTCTCAGGCTTGGCGGACCGGCCATGGCGTCCATGTTTTTCCAGAATTTGTATGCATTGGTCGACACCGCCTTCGTAGCTCGGTTAGGCACGGTTCCTCTGGCGGCCATGGCGTTGGCCGTTCCGATACTGTATCTTTCCATTGCGCTCTGCAAGGGGCTTGCCGTGGGAGCTACGGCGCTCATGAGCCATGCCCGTGGCGCAGGCGATCCATCAAAAGCGGCAGGTGTCGCAACCGCCGCGTTACCCTTGGCGCTGCTTGTGCTGTGTCCCTTCTGTCTGTTGGCCTTTCCTGTTGTTAATCAGCCGATTTTTGCCCTGTTCGGTGCAGAGGGAGACGTGGTGGCAGAGGCAGACCGCTATGTGTTCTGGGTGGCGTGGACGTTTCCCGTGATGGGGGCGACCATGCTCTGCGAGGGGATTCTCCTGAGCTGCGGCGATTCCAAAACCCCCATGAAGGCCATGATTGCAGGGAATGTTTTGAATATCATTCTCGACCCCTTGCTGATTTTTACCTGCGGGTTGGACGTGGCTGGCGCATCTCTGGCTTCACTCATCGGTTGGGCCTTGTCCGGGGGGCTCATGTATGGTGCCCTGCTGCGACGGGGGGGCGATCTGCCGCATATGTTCTGCAGCAAGGATTCCATGCGGCATTGGGGAGACATTCTGAAGCAGGGGGTGCCGGTGGCCGTGTCCATGCTGGTTATCCCCGTATCGCTGTCACTGTTCAATTACGTGCTGGCGGGGTTTGGCCCTGCCTATGTTGGAGCATGGGCACTCTCGGCGCGTCTTGAGCAGATGTTGTTCCTGCCTCTCTACGGGCTGACCTGTGCACTCATTCCCTTTGCCGGATTCAATATGGGCAGGGGCAATGCAGCGCGCATTCGCGAGGCTACCAGATTGTCCGTTGCTGCCTGTTATACGCTTATTCTGCCTGCTGCCGCTGTCCTCTGGATGAATGCGGAGTTCGTGGTGGGTCTTTTCAAACCCGAACCGGCGGTGTTGCAGGCTGCCGTGTTTGCCCTGCGTACGGCTATTCTCGGGTATTGGTTCGGGCCGTTCGAACTGGTTGCAGTGAGTCTCGCGCAGGGGCTTAAGCGTTCCGGCTATACGCTGTGCATCAATGCGGGCAGGGTGCTCTTTTTACGCGTACCGCTGGCCTTTTTGTTCGGCGGTTTGTGGGGCGGTACGGGCGTCTACGTCAGTCACCCCACAGCCCTGATGGTGACAGGCCTGATAAGTATCTTCCTGCTGCGTCATCTGCTTGAGCTTACAAACAGATCGTGCATGCCGTTGACTGCTTGCGAGGAAGCGGCCTGATATGGAGAGTTACATGCCATACCTTCTGTTGGTGGTCTTGATTCTTGTGCTGGTGGAAGTAAAGACGCGGAGGCGTTATTGGGAGGAACACGGTGTTCCGTTCCAGATCAAGCGCGTTGGCGAATATCCTTACAATGAGTTTATTCGGGAGTGCGGGCCGCCGCTGCATTGGACGTTGAAGCCCGATTACGCCAGCAGGCAGGTGCACATAAACACCCTTGGACAGCGAGGGCCTGAACCTGAAACTGGCAGGAGAAAAATCTGGGTTGTCGGTGAATCCGAGTTGTTTGGCGCCAAGCTTTCGGATGAAAACCGCATCTGGTTCAGAAGACTGCAACGCGCTCTGGATGACGGGGGATACGATTATCAGGTCATGAACGCATCCGTCATCGGGTATAATGCATTGCAGACGGCGGAATCTTTCATGTCGCTTCCCTTGGAGCGTGGCGACTTGGTGCTTGTGCGGCCCAACATGAATGAACTGTCCCTTGCCTATATGCAGGGTGCGGAGTGGCAGGCCGGAACCCCTTGGCCCATCGCCTTTATCCATAAGCTGCAAAGGAGCAGGCCGTGGTACCATAAGCTGCTGGATTGCAGTTGCCTTGCAACGCTTGTGCGGCGGCGGATAAGCGCAGATGATGAGAGGGCCAGAGTGTTCACTGCCAAGCCGGGATTTCAGCGGGACCGGTTGGTCGGATTTGTCATCGAACAGTTGGAGCGGATGGTCGCGTATGCCGAAGGGCGCGGGGCAACTGTGGCCTTGTTCGATGCTATATTCAGTTACGACCGTGAGGTGCAGGCAGAGGATGAGGCCAAGCTGGCAGCCATTCAGAGCAATTGGCGGCATTTTGTTGAAGGGTGGAGCAGCGAGCAGTATGACCTGATGGATCAGGCCGTTGCGCAGGTGGCTGCTCCCAAGGGGTTGCCTGTGTTACGGACCGCTCCGCATGTTTGGAGGCATCCGCTACGATATCGGTTGTATCTCGATCTTGTGCACTTCAACGCAGAGGGGCATGAGGTGCTTGGCGATGCGTTTTTCAACGAACTGTGTTCTCATGGTTTGCTTCAAAAGGGGGATCAATGAGCCGAGAACGTCTTATCGCCAACCTGCGTGCAGTCCGGTCCGAGATTGAGCCGGGTCAGGAGGTTGAGGTCGGCTTGTTCCGTGAAGAGGATGCGCAAGGCATTGCGCTCGCATATCTGGAAATTTACGGGGACTCCTTCCCTATTGAACATGTCTACGATCCCGCCGAGATTACTCGCCGAAACGCTTCTGACGATCAGTACACCATAGTTGCCCGCACCATGAGTGGAGATGTTGTGGGGTTGGCAGGGTTGTTCCGTCACGCCCCGAATCCGGACGTGTATGAAGCCGGTCAGCTCATGGTGCTTAAAACGTATCGCAGCAGCCATGTCGCAGCGGAAATTGCCCGGAATACATTAGGCATTCAGGCCCGCAACCTTGGACTTCCGGTCGTTTTCGGCGAGGCGGTTTGCAATCATCCCGTGTCGCAACGGTTGGCTCATCAGGAAGGGATGCTCGTTACCGGTCTTGAACTGGAGTGCATGCCGGCCGCAGCCTATGCCAAGGAAGGCGGCGTGTTCCGTAACGTTTCGTTGCTGCTTATGTTCAGCGTCTACAAACGACAGCGCTGTACCGTGTATCTTCCGTCCCAGTATGAGGACTTCCTGAAATCGCTGTATACCGGTATGGGGCTGGTAAGGGATCACGCAGGTGCAGAACCCCTTTCTGGCGGAACAGAGAGCAGTGAATTCCTCTTGCCGGATGCGGGCTTGTTGCGTCTGACCATAAGCCGCGCCGGTGAGGATTTTCAGTCTGTTGTTGCTGATGCAGAGCACAAGGTAGGCGAATGTGGCTTGGTGCAGTGCTACCTGAACCTTGGAGATCCCGCAGCGCCGGATGCCATAACCATGCTGAGAGAACGGGGGTACTTCTTCGGCGGTTTGTTGCCCCACTGGTTCGGGCCTGACGGGGTGGTAATGCAGAAACTGCCCGAGCAGCCCGATTGGGATGCCTTGCGTCTTTATGGCAAAGAAGCGAAAGCGATGTGTGATTACATAAGACAGGATTATGAAAGAACACTCGTCCAAGGGTGACCGGCAGATCTTCGGCTGGGCCATGTACGACTGGGCCAACTCGGCCTACATCCTGACCGTGGGCACTGCCGTGTTTCCCGCATACTACGCTGCCGCCGTCATTCCCGCGGAAGGATTGCCCGTGTTCGGCACGCACCTGAGCGCCACGTCCATGTGGGGCTACATGCTCAGCCTGTCCTCCGTGCTGGTGTTTCTCTGTGCACCTGTCCTTGGTGCAGTGGCGGACTTCACAGCCTCCAAAAAACGGTTTCTCGCCCTGTTCTGCTATGCTGGCAGCGCGGCTACGCTGCTGCTAGGGCTTCTGCCCGCGCACGAGGTGTGGCTGCTCAGCGCGCTGTTCGTGGTCGCCCATGCCTGTTTCGCCGCAGGTAACGTCTTTTACGACGCTTTTTTGCCCGGCATCAGTCCGCCTGGCAAAGAGGACTGGGTGTCCGGAAAGGGATACGCCTACGGCTATGTCGGCGGCGGATTGCAGCTTGCCTTGTCCTTGTGCGTCATTTCGCAGCACGACTGGTTCGGGCTGACTGAGGCCGCGGCTGCGCGGCTGTCGCTCGTGTCTGCGGCGTTGTGGTGGGGCGGGTTCAGTCTCGTGACGTTTGCGTTGGTTCGGGAGCCCCGTCTGCCGTCACAGAGTGGTGCGACTGCAAAAGAGGGCATTCTCTTCTTCCTTCGGACGGGAGTAAGACAGGTAGGGACCACGCTGAAGAATGCGCCAAGGCAGCGCAACATCTTCTTTTTCCTTTGCGCGTTTCTTATCTACAACGACGGCGTGCAAACCGTTATCGCCATGGCTACCATGTACGGCAAGGAGGAGTTGGGGCTGCCCACCTCCATGCTTATGGTCACGTTGCTTGCCATACAGTTCGTGGCGGTTCCCGGCGCGTTGTTTTTCAGCCGCCTCGGGGAACGGATCGGCGCGAAGCGCGCGCTCATGATCAGCCTCGTGGTCTGGTCCGGTTTGGCCATCTATGGCTACTTCATCCAGACAGCCGTGCAGTACTTTATCCTCGGCATGGTCGCCGGATTGGTGCTGGGTGCGGTTCAGTCGCTCAGCCGTTCCATGTATGCGGTGCTCATCCCCAGGGAAAATGCGGCGGAGTATTACGGGTTCTACTCCGTGTTCGAAAAACTGTCGGTCGTCTTCGGTCCGGTGGTGTTCGCGGTGATCAATCAGGTTACCGGCACCTCGCGGCTTGCCATCGTGTCGATTGTCGTGTTCTTCGTGGGTGGGCTGGTGCTTCTTGTGCCCGTACAGTGGCCCCGGAAGGATGCCTCATGACCCTTTGATTCTGGCCCGCGTCGCAGCATTTCGCTACGCTTCAATTGCCTTTCGGCTTACCCTCGCCCTTAGCTTCGTCCGGCACTTCCCAGATCCGGATCTCCGCAATGCCTCAGTATGAACTCGCGTGCGATGTTTCGCAGTTCTACCGCTGTATTCCATGAAGCGCCATCTGCTTCTGGCCCTGTTGGTTGAACTTCGATGGGCTTGCCGATGGTGACGGTGATCGACCCTCGGCGGGGAAACCACGAATCCGCACGGAGCATGGAACGGGTGCCCCTGATGGCTATGGGAACCACAGGTGCGCCGCTTTCAGCGGCGGCGATGAAGGCCCCCATGTGGAAGGGACGCAGCCCCGGAGCGCGGGTGAACGTGCCTTCAGCGAAATACATCAGGATGCGGCCAGCCTTGGCCTGTCTTGAAATGCGGCGGGCGTCCTCAATTCCCTTCTGCATATCAAAACGTTCGACGAATTCGGTATGAACGCGCTGCATGAGAAACCGGAGTGCGGCATTGGCGGCAAGCTCGGCTTTTGCAACGAAGCTCACGGGATGCGGCAGAGTTGCGGCAAGCACGTA is drawn from Desulfovibrio mangrovi and contains these coding sequences:
- a CDS encoding MATE family efflux transporter is translated as MTRNGVDMGEGKVLSVLLRLGGPAMASMFFQNLYALVDTAFVARLGTVPLAAMALAVPILYLSIALCKGLAVGATALMSHARGAGDPSKAAGVATAALPLALLVLCPFCLLAFPVVNQPIFALFGAEGDVVAEADRYVFWVAWTFPVMGATMLCEGILLSCGDSKTPMKAMIAGNVLNIILDPLLIFTCGLDVAGASLASLIGWALSGGLMYGALLRRGGDLPHMFCSKDSMRHWGDILKQGVPVAVSMLVIPVSLSLFNYVLAGFGPAYVGAWALSARLEQMLFLPLYGLTCALIPFAGFNMGRGNAARIREATRLSVAACYTLILPAAAVLWMNAEFVVGLFKPEPAVLQAAVFALRTAILGYWFGPFELVAVSLAQGLKRSGYTLCINAGRVLFLRVPLAFLFGGLWGGTGVYVSHPTALMVTGLISIFLLRHLLELTNRSCMPLTACEEAA
- a CDS encoding SGNH/GDSL hydrolase family protein yields the protein MPYLLLVVLILVLVEVKTRRRYWEEHGVPFQIKRVGEYPYNEFIRECGPPLHWTLKPDYASRQVHINTLGQRGPEPETGRRKIWVVGESELFGAKLSDENRIWFRRLQRALDDGGYDYQVMNASVIGYNALQTAESFMSLPLERGDLVLVRPNMNELSLAYMQGAEWQAGTPWPIAFIHKLQRSRPWYHKLLDCSCLATLVRRRISADDERARVFTAKPGFQRDRLVGFVIEQLERMVAYAEGRGATVALFDAIFSYDREVQAEDEAKLAAIQSNWRHFVEGWSSEQYDLMDQAVAQVAAPKGLPVLRTAPHVWRHPLRYRLYLDLVHFNAEGHEVLGDAFFNELCSHGLLQKGDQ
- a CDS encoding GNAT family N-acetyltransferase — translated: MSRERLIANLRAVRSEIEPGQEVEVGLFREEDAQGIALAYLEIYGDSFPIEHVYDPAEITRRNASDDQYTIVARTMSGDVVGLAGLFRHAPNPDVYEAGQLMVLKTYRSSHVAAEIARNTLGIQARNLGLPVVFGEAVCNHPVSQRLAHQEGMLVTGLELECMPAAAYAKEGGVFRNVSLLLMFSVYKRQRCTVYLPSQYEDFLKSLYTGMGLVRDHAGAEPLSGGTESSEFLLPDAGLLRLTISRAGEDFQSVVADAEHKVGECGLVQCYLNLGDPAAPDAITMLRERGYFFGGLLPHWFGPDGVVMQKLPEQPDWDALRLYGKEAKAMCDYIRQDYERTLVQG
- a CDS encoding MFS transporter — translated: MKEHSSKGDRQIFGWAMYDWANSAYILTVGTAVFPAYYAAAVIPAEGLPVFGTHLSATSMWGYMLSLSSVLVFLCAPVLGAVADFTASKKRFLALFCYAGSAATLLLGLLPAHEVWLLSALFVVAHACFAAGNVFYDAFLPGISPPGKEDWVSGKGYAYGYVGGGLQLALSLCVISQHDWFGLTEAAAARLSLVSAALWWGGFSLVTFALVREPRLPSQSGATAKEGILFFLRTGVRQVGTTLKNAPRQRNIFFFLCAFLIYNDGVQTVIAMATMYGKEELGLPTSMLMVTLLAIQFVAVPGALFFSRLGERIGAKRALMISLVVWSGLAIYGYFIQTAVQYFILGMVAGLVLGAVQSLSRSMYAVLIPRENAAEYYGFYSVFEKLSVVFGPVVFAVINQVTGTSRLAIVSIVVFFVGGLVLLVPVQWPRKDAS